The following are encoded together in the Desulfococcus multivorans genome:
- a CDS encoding elongator complex protein 3: MSPEMMSENTDLPSAPQKPFIIPVFLPHAGCPHRCAFCNQSEITQSSGSVPSSAAVGSRIATFLNYKGGGRGEVQVAFYGGNFLGLTVSEIQRLLAATEPFFREGSVHGIRCSTRPDTITPDRLDLLSMVPVSAVELGVQSMDDRILARVRRGHTAADTREAVRQLKSRGLKVGLQTMVGLPGDTSETAMETARAIVDLAPDFVRIYPTVVLKNSLLAHWYRQGRYVPLSMEEAVSLVAHLHALFSRHGIPVIRMGLQASSTLDDAETILAGPYHPAFGHLVLSKLFLSCAVRLLDKAVQPSAPVAIHVHPRNISKMRGLGNKNIEILKELFHIDTLGIVPDSDMAMTAVRAVQGGFSDERAIDDEGVGQ; this comes from the coding sequence TTGTCCCCCGAGATGATGTCAGAGAACACCGATCTTCCGTCCGCACCCCAAAAACCTTTCATCATCCCGGTTTTCCTTCCCCATGCCGGATGTCCTCACCGGTGCGCCTTCTGCAATCAATCGGAAATCACCCAATCATCGGGCAGTGTCCCATCATCCGCGGCGGTGGGTTCGCGGATAGCGACTTTCCTGAACTACAAAGGCGGCGGTCGGGGAGAGGTTCAGGTCGCCTTTTACGGCGGAAATTTTCTCGGCCTTACCGTCTCGGAAATCCAGCGGCTGCTTGCGGCGACGGAACCGTTTTTCCGCGAGGGGTCCGTCCACGGGATTCGCTGTTCGACCCGACCGGATACGATAACCCCTGACCGCCTCGATCTCCTGTCGATGGTTCCCGTCAGTGCCGTCGAGCTCGGGGTTCAGTCCATGGATGACCGCATATTGGCCCGGGTCCGCCGGGGCCACACGGCGGCGGATACCCGAGAGGCTGTTCGACAGCTGAAATCCCGCGGCCTGAAGGTCGGCCTTCAAACGATGGTCGGTTTGCCCGGGGACACATCTGAAACCGCCATGGAAACCGCCCGGGCGATCGTCGATCTCGCACCGGACTTCGTTCGGATTTATCCCACGGTGGTGTTGAAAAACAGTCTTCTGGCCCATTGGTACCGCCAGGGTCGGTACGTTCCGCTTTCCATGGAAGAGGCCGTATCCCTCGTCGCTCACCTCCATGCCCTTTTTTCCCGGCACGGGATTCCGGTGATCCGCATGGGGCTTCAGGCATCCTCGACCCTGGACGACGCCGAGACGATCCTGGCAGGGCCCTATCATCCCGCCTTCGGACATCTGGTCCTGTCGAAGCTTTTTCTGTCCTGCGCCGTAAGGCTTCTGGACAAGGCGGTCCAACCTTCAGCCCCCGTGGCCATCCATGTGCATCCCCGGAATATTTCGAAGATGCGGGGTCTTGGGAACAAGAATATTGAAATTTTAAAAGAACTGTTTCATATTGATACATTGGGGATCGTTCCCGACTCCGACATGGCGATGACCGCCGTCAGGGCCGTGCAAGGCGGTTTCAGCGACGAGAGAGCCATCGACGATGAAGGGGTGGGGCAATGA
- the trxB gene encoding thioredoxin-disulfide reductase, with amino-acid sequence MSENNNYDLVIVGGGPGGLSAGIYAMRAALKTILVEKGLAGGQVTMSDEVENYPGFSHISGADLSMKFADHARACDLETAADEVTAVEPGLEHHTVRLASGTVLKSHAVILATGGTPRKLAIPGEDDYYGRGVSYCAVCDGFFFRNKTVVVVGGGDTATEEALYLAKIAKKVYIAHRRDTFRASMILQQRVEADCNIEVLWNTVLTRINADDSGVRGVGLKDSRTGETRSMDVDGVFIFIGFDPNNDLVPAGIKKNADGYVVTDEKCETQIPGIFAIGDLREKYARQIVVSAADGCIAALAAAHFVETRRSVPDTCEIPADLLE; translated from the coding sequence ATGTCAGAAAACAACAACTATGATCTGGTGATCGTCGGCGGAGGACCGGGGGGGTTGTCGGCCGGGATTTACGCCATGCGTGCAGCCTTGAAAACAATCCTTGTGGAGAAGGGGCTTGCCGGCGGACAGGTGACCATGTCGGACGAGGTGGAAAACTACCCGGGATTTTCCCATATCAGCGGTGCGGATCTCTCCATGAAATTTGCCGACCATGCCAGGGCTTGCGATCTGGAAACGGCCGCCGACGAGGTGACGGCCGTCGAGCCGGGTCTGGAACACCACACGGTTCGGCTGGCATCGGGAACGGTGCTGAAGAGTCACGCGGTGATTCTCGCCACCGGGGGAACGCCCCGCAAACTGGCGATCCCCGGGGAGGATGATTATTACGGCAGGGGCGTTTCCTACTGTGCCGTCTGCGACGGTTTCTTTTTCAGAAACAAGACCGTCGTCGTCGTGGGCGGCGGGGATACGGCCACGGAAGAGGCGCTTTATCTGGCCAAAATCGCCAAAAAGGTCTACATCGCCCACCGTCGGGATACATTCCGGGCCAGCATGATCCTCCAGCAGCGGGTCGAGGCCGACTGTAACATCGAGGTTCTCTGGAATACGGTTCTGACACGGATCAATGCCGACGACTCGGGGGTCCGCGGTGTCGGGCTGAAAGACTCCCGGACGGGAGAGACCCGTTCCATGGATGTGGACGGCGTGTTTATCTTCATCGGGTTCGACCCCAACAACGACCTCGTGCCGGCGGGCATAAAAAAGAATGCCGACGGCTACGTCGTTACCGACGAGAAATGTGAAACCCAGATTCCCGGTATTTTCGCCATCGGGGATCTCCGGGAAAAGTATGCCCGTCAGATCGTCGTGTCGGCCGCGGACGGTTGCATTGCAGCCCTGGCGGCGGCTCATTTCGTCGAGACGCGGCGCTCCGTTCCGGATACCTGTGAAATTCCCGCGGATCTGCTCGAGTGA
- a CDS encoding TRAP transporter substrate-binding protein, which produces MKRWGGWFAMIAVVFLAVPAMAAMTVKLGVVTKPGSAQNIAAEKFKALVDERTNGEVTVKVFHSASLGNETEILQQIQMGTVEMGVITSGVFDTFDPIVRVIDYPFLFRDDAQADAVLDGPLGAEILTGLEASGFKGLCFSENGFRNLTNSKRPVRTAADVSGLKIRVMDSALHNAIWQSMGANPTPMPWPIYTELEQGVIDGQENPLWVLEVYRFHEIQKYLTLTRHVYSPHIAVASLSWWNRLAPEMQSLLQTAMKAAAVFQRADNRARDADRLRMLEEEGMQIEKRPDIASFREKTDVMREMNLYQDPRVKSLLARMLAATR; this is translated from the coding sequence ATGAAGCGATGGGGAGGATGGTTTGCGATGATCGCCGTGGTGTTCCTGGCCGTTCCGGCCATGGCCGCCATGACCGTGAAGCTGGGGGTGGTGACCAAACCCGGCTCTGCCCAGAACATTGCCGCCGAAAAATTCAAGGCTCTGGTGGACGAGCGCACCAACGGCGAGGTGACGGTGAAAGTCTTCCATAGCGCGTCCCTGGGAAACGAGACGGAGATTCTGCAGCAGATTCAGATGGGTACGGTGGAGATGGGGGTGATCACCAGCGGTGTCTTCGATACCTTCGACCCTATCGTCCGGGTCATCGATTATCCGTTTCTGTTCAGGGACGATGCCCAGGCCGACGCCGTTCTGGACGGTCCTCTGGGAGCGGAGATATTGACGGGACTCGAGGCATCCGGTTTCAAGGGACTCTGTTTCTCGGAGAACGGCTTCAGGAACCTCACCAACAGCAAGCGACCGGTCAGGACCGCCGCCGATGTTTCCGGACTCAAGATCCGGGTCATGGACTCCGCCCTCCACAACGCTATCTGGCAGTCCATGGGCGCCAATCCCACCCCCATGCCCTGGCCCATCTACACCGAACTGGAGCAGGGGGTCATCGACGGACAGGAGAACCCTCTCTGGGTTCTGGAGGTCTACCGGTTTCATGAGATCCAGAAATACCTGACGCTGACCCGCCATGTCTACTCGCCCCATATCGCCGTGGCGTCCCTCTCCTGGTGGAACCGCCTGGCCCCCGAGATGCAGAGCCTGCTGCAGACCGCCATGAAGGCGGCGGCCGTTTTCCAGCGGGCGGACAACCGGGCCAGGGACGCCGATCGTCTCCGGATGCTCGAGGAGGAGGGGATGCAGATCGAGAAGCGTCCGGACATCGCCTCTTTTCGGGAAAAGACGGACGTGATGCGGGAGATGAATCTCTATCAGGATCCCCGGGTGAAATCCCTGTTGGCCCGGATGCTGGCGGCCACCCGATGA
- the rnc gene encoding ribonuclease III produces the protein MMKLSKLEYKIDYRFKNKDLLEEACRHSSFVNEQPETHTPGMSMRDNERLEFLGDAVLNLVVGHMLMDRYPEMPEGDLSRMRAHLVNESELASVAREIDLGDFLLLGKGESQSNGREKKSILADAFEAVIAAIYLDGGFDAAFHFVRGRFSAKVLGTTAPVSRADYKSRLQEIVQTTHKVMPTYQVIGESGPDHDKTFAVRITVCDLEAEGVGKSKKTAEQDAARRILKLLENCCPPR, from the coding sequence ATGATGAAACTGTCAAAACTGGAATACAAGATAGACTATCGGTTCAAGAATAAAGATCTGCTCGAGGAGGCCTGCCGGCACAGCTCTTTTGTCAATGAACAGCCGGAAACGCATACCCCGGGAATGTCCATGAGAGACAACGAGCGCCTGGAGTTTCTGGGGGATGCCGTTCTCAACCTGGTGGTGGGGCATATGCTGATGGACCGGTATCCCGAGATGCCTGAAGGAGATCTTTCCCGAATGCGTGCCCATCTCGTCAACGAGTCGGAGTTGGCGAGCGTGGCCAGGGAGATCGACCTGGGAGATTTTCTCTTGTTGGGCAAAGGCGAGAGCCAAAGCAACGGCCGGGAAAAGAAATCGATTCTGGCCGACGCCTTCGAGGCTGTCATCGCAGCCATTTATCTGGACGGCGGATTTGACGCGGCCTTCCACTTTGTCCGGGGGCGGTTTTCCGCAAAGGTTCTGGGCACGACGGCGCCGGTGTCGAGGGCCGACTACAAAAGCCGTCTTCAGGAGATTGTTCAGACGACCCACAAGGTCATGCCGACCTATCAGGTGATTGGGGAAAGCGGTCCGGATCACGATAAAACCTTTGCCGTCAGGATCACGGTCTGCGACCTGGAGGCCGAGGGTGTCGGCAAGAGCAAAAAAACGGCTGAACAGGATGCGGCGCGGCGGATCTTGAAGCTGCTGGAAAATTGTTGTCCCCCGAGATGA
- a CDS encoding TRAP transporter small permease, which produces MNVLETASRRLNRGVEGCLAVMGLTMTSVVAAQVFSRYVLNQSLFWSEELARYLLVWLTFLGASSAYRRGMHPGVDVLYVRMSPGLRKAALIVVHGASMALFGVMIVFGCRFAYFVRLQISPALFLPKWILFAVIPLSGAILMVHALARLAGDVKPRASE; this is translated from the coding sequence ATGAACGTGCTGGAAACCGCAAGCCGACGCCTGAACCGAGGCGTCGAGGGGTGTCTGGCCGTCATGGGGCTGACGATGACCAGCGTCGTGGCGGCTCAGGTATTTTCCCGATACGTGTTGAATCAGTCTCTTTTCTGGTCGGAGGAACTGGCGCGGTACCTCCTGGTGTGGCTCACTTTTCTGGGCGCCTCCTCGGCCTATCGCCGAGGAATGCACCCCGGCGTGGATGTTCTGTATGTCCGGATGTCGCCGGGTTTGCGGAAGGCAGCCCTCATTGTGGTCCACGGGGCTTCCATGGCCCTTTTCGGCGTCATGATCGTGTTCGGCTGCCGGTTCGCCTATTTTGTCCGCCTTCAGATTTCTCCGGCCCTCTTTCTGCCCAAATGGATCCTTTTCGCCGTCATTCCCCTGAGCGGCGCCATTCTCATGGTCCATGCCCTGGCGCGTCTTGCCGGAGACGTTAAGCCCCGGGCGTCCGAATGA
- the tpx gene encoding thiol peroxidase produces MEERSGIVTMKGNPVTLLGREIKAGDPAPDVELTATDLSSVKLSAYRGKVCVISSVPSLDTPVCDMETRRFNTEAAALGEDVAMLTVSMDLPFAQSRWCGAAGVDRVVTLSDHRTAEFGLAYGVLIKGIRLLARAVFVVDREGVVRYVETVGEIADEPDYAAAVAAVRKLV; encoded by the coding sequence ATGGAAGAACGTAGCGGTATCGTGACCATGAAGGGAAATCCCGTAACCCTCCTGGGAAGGGAGATCAAGGCAGGCGACCCTGCACCGGATGTCGAACTGACGGCCACGGATCTTTCGTCCGTCAAGCTTTCCGCATACAGAGGGAAAGTGTGTGTCATCTCTTCGGTGCCTTCCCTCGACACGCCCGTATGCGACATGGAGACGCGCCGTTTCAACACGGAAGCCGCAGCCCTGGGGGAAGACGTGGCGATGCTCACCGTCAGCATGGACCTTCCCTTTGCCCAGAGCCGCTGGTGCGGCGCCGCCGGCGTCGATCGGGTGGTGACCCTCTCCGACCACCGGACGGCGGAGTTCGGTCTGGCCTACGGTGTCCTGATCAAGGGCATCCGGCTTCTGGCCAGGGCTGTTTTCGTCGTGGACCGGGAAGGGGTGGTCCGCTATGTCGAGACCGTGGGTGAGATCGCCGATGAACCCGATTATGCGGCGGCCGTCGCCGCCGTCAGGAAACTGGTATAG